From Oryza sativa Japonica Group chromosome 4, ASM3414082v1, one genomic window encodes:
- the LOC4336423 gene encoding pentatricopeptide repeat-containing protein At3g22670, mitochondrial isoform X2, whose product MSAATEEGRPDGEEDSPRAEAFLEILGRVQPGDAEAELSSCGIGPTAEVAEQVLRSRVCYSRPKSAVRFFVWSGRSVKHTGYAWNLLVDILGKADMEEPMWDAVRTMNKEGGGLVTVATFASIFSSYCASGNLRKAVEAFDVMGKYGVEPDAVALNSLLSAMCRGEGRAQAAQDLFERTKATVAPDADTFGILLEAWEKEGNAQRAKSTFGEMIVRVGWDAGNMPAYDAFLSTLVRGDQFGEALKFLQVMRSKGCLPGLKFFARAIDLVVRKRDYANSLAIWQMMISDAGLVPNLPMYNAMIDLCCSVGDTDYALRMLDEMPFNGVFADFITYNAILEGLIKQRKAREAEAFLAEMSKNEQLPSPTNCAAAISMFSKEFNPSAAIDVFAEVKKYTDEMLDMGIELPQSTIDNMKRTFDKVGKHHTYDHIARRPKRC is encoded by the exons ATGagcgcggcgacggaggaggggcggcCGGACGGCGAGGAGGATTCGCCGCGCGCGGAGGCGTTCCTGGAGATCCTCGGCCGGGTCCAGCCGGGGGATGCGGAAGCGGAGCTCTCCTCCTGCGGCAtcggcccgacggcggaggtcGCGGAGCAGGTGCTCAGGTCCCGCGTCTGCTACTCCCGCCCCAAATCCGCCGTCCGCTTCTTCGTCTGGTCGGGCCGGTCGGTGAAGCACACCGGCTACGCCTGGAACCTCCTCGTCGACATCCTCGGCAAGGCCGACATGGAGGAGCCCATGTGGGACGCCGTCCGCACCATGAACaaggagggcggcggcctcgtcaccgtcgccaccttcgcctccatcttctcctcctACTGCGCCAGCGGCAACCTCAGGAAGGCCGTCGAGGCCTTCGACGTCATGGGGAAGTACGGCGTGGAGCCGGACGCCGTCGCCCTCaactccctcctctccgccatGTGCCGCGGGGAGGGCCGCGCGCAGGCGGCGCAGGACCTGTTCGAGCGCACCAAGGCCACCGTCGCGCCCGACGCGGACACCTTCGGGATTCTCCTCGAGGCGTGGGAGAAAGAGGGGAACGCCCAGCGCGCCAAGAGCACCTTCGGCGAGATGATTGTCCGCGTCGGCTGGGACGCCGGCAACATGCCCGCGTACGACGCCTTCCTCTCCACGCTTGTGCGCGGGGATCAATTCGGCGAGGCGCTCAAGTTCCTTCAGGTGATGCGGTCCAAGGGCTGCCTCCCGGGGCTCAAGTTCTTCGCCAGGGCAATCGACCTTGTCGTCCGCAAGCGCGACTATGCGAACTCTTTGGCCATTTGGCAAATGATGATCTCGGATGCTGGCCTTGTACCAAACCTCCCCATGTACAATGCCATGATCGACCTCTGTTGCAGTGTTGGTGATACCGACTACGCCCTCCGCATGCTCGACGAAATGCCCTTCAATGGCGTCTTTGCAGATTTTATCACGTACAATGCCATACTTGAAGGGCTCATCAAGCAGCGCAAGGCTCGTGAGGCTGAGGCTTTCCTCGCAGAGATGAGCAAGAACGAGCAGCTGCCCTCCCCAACCAATTGTGCTGCTGCTATCAGCATGTTCTCTAAGGAGTTTAACCCGTCAGCAGCAATCGATGT GTTTGCTGAGGTGAAGAAATATACTG
- the LOC4336422 gene encoding protein S40-4: MAGSARSAAAKHAYRMFAPSRGAAARCPGSPGADEFDESDVWGSYGAAGVESSPAELGARGRAIPSARAGRKAPLDRAAGSLPVNIPDWQKILGVEYRDHQAAAAEWELQGDGDDDYEYGKVAGVGGVVIPPHELAWRGRAASLSVHEGIGRTLKGRDLSRVRDAVWKKTGFED; this comes from the coding sequence atgGCTGGGAGCGCGAGGTCGGCGGCAGCGAAGCACGCCTACCGGATGTTCGCGCCGTCCAGGGGCGCAGCGGCGAGGTGCCCCGGAAGCCCCGGGGCGGACGAGTTCGACGAGTCGGACGTGTGGGGCTCGTacggcgcggccggcgtggAGTCCAGCCCCGCCGAGCTAGGCGCCCGGGGCCGCGCGATCCCGTCCGCCCGCGCCGGCCGGAAGGCCCCGCTGGATCGGGCCGCCGGCTCGCTGCCGGTGAACATACCGGACTGGCAGAAGATTCTTGGGGTCGAGTACAGGGATCACCAGGCCGCTGCTGCGGAGTGGGAGCTccagggcgacggcgacgacgactacGAGTACGGCAAggtggccggcgtcggcggcgtggtGATACCGCCGCACGAGCTGGCGtggcgcggccgcgcggcgtCGCTGTCGGTGCACGAGGGGATCGGGAGGACGCTCAAGGGGCGCGACCTCAGCCGGGTCCGGGACGCGGTCTGGAAGAAGACCGGCTTCGAGGACTGA
- the LOC4336423 gene encoding pentatricopeptide repeat-containing protein At3g62470, mitochondrial isoform X1 produces MSAATEEGRPDGEEDSPRAEAFLEILGRVQPGDAEAELSSCGIGPTAEVAEQVLRSRVCYSRPKSAVRFFVWSGRSVKHTGYAWNLLVDILGKADMEEPMWDAVRTMNKEGGGLVTVATFASIFSSYCASGNLRKAVEAFDVMGKYGVEPDAVALNSLLSAMCRGEGRAQAAQDLFERTKATVAPDADTFGILLEAWEKEGNAQRAKSTFGEMIVRVGWDAGNMPAYDAFLSTLVRGDQFGEALKFLQVMRSKGCLPGLKFFARAIDLVVRKRDYANSLAIWQMMISDAGLVPNLPMYNAMIDLCCSVGDTDYALRMLDEMPFNGVFADFITYNAILEGLIKQRKAREAEAFLAEMSKNEQLPSPTNCAAAISMFSKEFNPSAAIDVWHCIVEHQITPADESARELIVGLLDFGRFAEVKKYTDEMLDMGIELPQSTIDNMKRTFDKVGKHHTYDHIARRPKRC; encoded by the coding sequence ATGagcgcggcgacggaggaggggcggcCGGACGGCGAGGAGGATTCGCCGCGCGCGGAGGCGTTCCTGGAGATCCTCGGCCGGGTCCAGCCGGGGGATGCGGAAGCGGAGCTCTCCTCCTGCGGCAtcggcccgacggcggaggtcGCGGAGCAGGTGCTCAGGTCCCGCGTCTGCTACTCCCGCCCCAAATCCGCCGTCCGCTTCTTCGTCTGGTCGGGCCGGTCGGTGAAGCACACCGGCTACGCCTGGAACCTCCTCGTCGACATCCTCGGCAAGGCCGACATGGAGGAGCCCATGTGGGACGCCGTCCGCACCATGAACaaggagggcggcggcctcgtcaccgtcgccaccttcgcctccatcttctcctcctACTGCGCCAGCGGCAACCTCAGGAAGGCCGTCGAGGCCTTCGACGTCATGGGGAAGTACGGCGTGGAGCCGGACGCCGTCGCCCTCaactccctcctctccgccatGTGCCGCGGGGAGGGCCGCGCGCAGGCGGCGCAGGACCTGTTCGAGCGCACCAAGGCCACCGTCGCGCCCGACGCGGACACCTTCGGGATTCTCCTCGAGGCGTGGGAGAAAGAGGGGAACGCCCAGCGCGCCAAGAGCACCTTCGGCGAGATGATTGTCCGCGTCGGCTGGGACGCCGGCAACATGCCCGCGTACGACGCCTTCCTCTCCACGCTTGTGCGCGGGGATCAATTCGGCGAGGCGCTCAAGTTCCTTCAGGTGATGCGGTCCAAGGGCTGCCTCCCGGGGCTCAAGTTCTTCGCCAGGGCAATCGACCTTGTCGTCCGCAAGCGCGACTATGCGAACTCTTTGGCCATTTGGCAAATGATGATCTCGGATGCTGGCCTTGTACCAAACCTCCCCATGTACAATGCCATGATCGACCTCTGTTGCAGTGTTGGTGATACCGACTACGCCCTCCGCATGCTCGACGAAATGCCCTTCAATGGCGTCTTTGCAGATTTTATCACGTACAATGCCATACTTGAAGGGCTCATCAAGCAGCGCAAGGCTCGTGAGGCTGAGGCTTTCCTCGCAGAGATGAGCAAGAACGAGCAGCTGCCCTCCCCAACCAATTGTGCTGCTGCTATCAGCATGTTCTCTAAGGAGTTTAACCCGTCAGCAGCAATCGATGTGTGGCACTGCATTGTGGAGCACCAGATTACTCCGGCTGATGAGTCAGCCAGAGAACTAATAGTTGGGTTGCTTGATTTTGGCAGGTTTGCTGAGGTGAAGAAATATACTG